The Pseudomonas sp. MM223 genome segment TTGCAAGCTTCGAGGCTAGGCGGTTGGCTCGTTTGGCCTTGAGGTCACGCCCACTGGCTGCATTCTTTTTTGCAGGCAGTGGGCGCAAATAGCGATGGATACGTGTGATTCCAAGCATAAGGTGCTTTGCTTCCTTTTCGTCATGGGTGATCCTTTTTCAGCCTTGCACGTATGCGCCGCGACATGCAAGGCTTGGCCTCCCGCTCGTATCCCGCAACAAGGTGAACCGCAATGACCCAAGCTACCGACCAGGCTTTTTATGACCGTGCCGATGCGCACATCGAACTGGCAAACCAGCAGATTGAAAAGTTCGAGGACCTGGGCAAGGTAAGCGCCTCGCTGACCTTCGGTGCCGCGCGCTTCAGCGCCTGGATGAGCGCCCGCAGCTTCAAGAGCGGCGCCGAGCTTGGCACCGCGCGCGAGGAGATTCTGAAGTACTTCTGCGAGCAGTACCGGATGATGCTCGAGGACAACCTCGACGAGCATATCGAACATTTTGACCAGTACATGCTGGGCAAGAACGACTGAGGCTTCGTGGGCATGCCTGCTCCCACAGGGATAGCGTAGCCCTGCACTCAACGCGGAACCTGTGGGTGGTCACAGATGAGGCAGCGGCAGTATTGGCCAGCCTCAGCGATTGGTCCATTTCTCCAGCAAGATCGAAACGAACTTCTCCGCCGCAGGCGACAACGATGCGCCGCGCCGGTACACCAACCCCAGCGTGCGGCTAACCTGCGGCTCGATCAGCGGCACGCTGACCAGCGTCGGGTGGTCGGCGTCGGGCATGGCCAGGCTGGGCATGGCGGACACACCCAGCCCGGCCTCGACCATGCCCAGCGAGGTGGACAGGTGTTGCACTTCGTAGAACCATTTGGGCCGCAGGTTGAGCCCGGACAACGCGTGGTCCAGCAGCATGCGGTTGCCGCTCAGGCGGCCGACGCCGATCAGGCGGTAGTCAGCCAGTTCCGTCCAGGTAACGGAGGCCCGGTTCGCCAGTGGGTGGTCGCGCCTGCAGGCCAGCACAAAGTGCTCTTGCACCAGTGTGACAAACTCGATGTCCGGGTGCTGGCCGCTCATCATGTTGATGCCGAAATCGGCCTCGCCGCGCAGCACGGCTTCGAGCCCGTCGTTGGCACTCAGGTCCAGCAGGCGAATGCGGATTTTCGGGTACTGCTCGTTGTAATCGCGGATCACCGACGGCAGGAAGTAGAACGCTGCGGTGGGGATGCAGGCGAGGGTAACCTGGCCCGTCTGGCGCTCGGCCAGCTCGCGGATGCTGAGGATCGAGTCTTCAAAATCGTCCAGCAGGCGCCTGGCCTTGGGCAGGAAGTCGCGGCCCACGCTGGTCAGGCTGACCCGGCGGGTGGTGCGCTCCAATAGCGAGGTGCCCAGGCCTTCCTCCAGCTTCTTGATCCGCCGACTCAAGGCCGGCTGGGACAGGTGAAGCGCTTCGGCGGCCTCGTGGAAACTGCCCAGTTCGGCGATTTTCACGAAAGATCTGATGTCTTGCAGCTCATATTCCATAAGAAAACCCGCTACTGTCGCCGTGCTTGATTGATGTTTGAATCGCAATAATGGCTACGATATTTGCATTGGATTGATTTATCCAGGCCTGTCACTCTTTTGCTCACAGCATCAATGATGTCCATTGATCAACAAGAGTGCAAAATCATGCAACGAATTCCTTGCGTACTCATGCGCGGTGGTACCTCGAAAGGGCCGTTCTTCCACGCCTGGGACCTGCCTGCCCATGTGGTCGAGCGTGACGAGTTGCTGATCAACCTGATGGGCTCCGGCCATGAGCTGGAAATCGATGGCATCGGTGGCGGCAGCCCGCAAACCAGCAAGGTGGCGATCGTCAGCCCTTCGTTGCACCCTGAGGCTGATGTCGATTACCTGTTCGTTCAGGTGATGGTTGCCCAGCGCCGTGTCGACACCGCGCCCAATTGCGGCAACATGCTGTGCGCCGTGGGCCCGTTCGCCATCGAGCAAGGCCTGGTCAAAGGGCAGGATGGCAAGACCTTGGTCCGCATCCGTAACCTGAACACCGGTACCTTGGTCAATTCGCTGGTGGAAACCCCCGGCGGTATCGTGCGCTACGAAGGCCGCACGGCAATCGATGGCGTACCGGGCACTGCCGCCCCGGTGCACCTGACCTTTCTCGATGCCGTGGGCAGCAAGACCGGCAAGCTGTTCCCCACCGGCAAGGCCACGGATGTGATCGATGGCGTACCGGTAACCTGCATCGACATGGCCATGCCCATGATGGTCGTGCAGGCCAGTCAACTGGGGGTGACCGGATCGGAAACCCCTGCAGAACTCGATGCCAATGAAAAACTGCTTAAGCGCCTCGAAGCACTGCGCTTGAAAGCTGGCAAGGCCATGGGCCTTGGCGACGTCAGTGGCATGGTAATCCCCAAGCCGGTGCTGGTGTCTGCGCCACGCTACGACGGCACATTGCAGGTGCGTTACTTCATGCCGCACAACTGTCACCGTGCGTTGGCCATCACCGGGGCGGTAGGGCTGGCGACTGCCTGCGTCAGCCCCGGTACGGTAATCGGAGACCTGCTTGGCGAGGGTGCCCGGCAGTTGACCGACGTGCGCCTGGAGCACCCGAGCGGCGGCATCGATGTGGCGCTGTCGCGCAGTGGTGCCGACGGCAAGACAACCCAGGTTTCGGTGGTACGAACCGCTCGGCGGCTCTTCTCAGGCTTTGTCTACGCCCCTACCTTGCGCAGGCTGGCAGGGTAGTCAAAGGCGGCACGCCGCCTGCTTCATACATGCACCAAGCGCATCCGCACAATTTCAACAATGGTGATGCCCCATGAAACTCGCCAAATCGCTGTATTTCCAGATCCTTTGCGCCGTCCTGCTGGGCGTATTGGTCGGCCACTTCTGGGCGCAACAGGCCGTTGCGCTCAAGCCCTTGGGCGACGCCTTCATCAAGCTGATCAAGATGATGATCGCCCCGGTGGTGTTCTGCACCATTGTCACCGGCATCGCCGGGATGACCGACAAGCGCTCGCTGGGGCGCCTGATGAGCAAGACGTTGCTGTTGTTCCTGGGCCTGACGGTGGTGAGCCTGGTGATTGGCCTGGCGGCGGTTTACCTGTTCAAACCGGGCGTGGGCATGAACATCGACCCCGCCACCCTCAGCACCGAAGGCCTCAGCCAGTACACCGCCTCGGCAGCCAAGCTGGGCGTGGTCGACTTCTTCATGCACATCATTCCCGATACCTTCATCGGTGCCTTCAACAAGGGTGAAGTGTTGCCGGTGCTGTTCATTGCCGTGCTCAGCGGCTTCG includes the following:
- the cynR gene encoding HTH-type transcriptional regulator CynR (*Name cynR) is translated as MEYELQDIRSFVKIAELGSFHEAAEALHLSQPALSRRIKKLEEGLGTSLLERTTRRVSLTSVGRDFLPKARRLLDDFEDSILSIRELAERQTGQVTLACIPTAAFYFLPSVIRDYNEQYPKIRIRLLDLSANDGLEAVLRGEADFGINMMSGQHPDIEFVTLVQEHFVLACRRDHPLANRASVTWTELADYRLIGVGRLSGNRMLLDHALSGLNLRPKWFYEVQHLSTSLGMVEAGLGVSAMPSLAMPDADHPTLVSVPLIEPQVSRTLGLVYRRGASLSPAAEKFVSILLEKWTNR
- the ybhH gene encoding Putative isomerase YbhH (*Name ybhH) → MQRIPCVLMRGGTSKGPFFHAWDLPAHVVERDELLINLMGSGHELEIDGIGGGSPQTSKVAIVSPSLHPEADVDYLFVQVMVAQRRVDTAPNCGNMLCAVGPFAIEQGLVKGQDGKTLVRIRNLNTGTLVNSLVETPGGIVRYEGRTAIDGVPGTAAPVHLTFLDAVGSKTGKLFPTGKATDVIDGVPVTCIDMAMPMMVVQASQLGVTGSETPAELDANEKLLKRLEALRLKAGKAMGLGDVSGMVIPKPVLVSAPRYDGTLQVRYFMPHNCHRALAITGAVGLATACVSPGTVIGDLLGEGARQLTDVRLEHPSGGIDVALSRSGADGKTTQVSVVRTARRLFSGFVYAPTLRRLAG